TTTTGTTAATATAACTACAAAGTATAGCATTTAAAACTATGTTTGAAtcactacagaaaaaatgtttcctaatcTGCTATCTGCACCATCTAAACATCCCAAACACTCTGTGTAGATATTCGAGGAAAGCAAGAGCAAAATATTAGATATACCAGTATGTGCTGTGTGAAGTTATGGTAAACATTTCCCACACTTCCTGTGTTGAAAACACTTATAGAAACCACAACACACCTTATTAAGGGAGGAAATTCCTCTTATAGCTTTATATAGGTctcacggaaaaaaaaaaaaaaaaaagtcatgactGATATTATACAGTGAACACTGTAAAAAAGGAGTCATATTTTCCATAGGGCTTTTACACTACAATTGAATCTTTACTACTCAGTAGCATCAATACATGAATTAATTGCTTTATATAGACATTACATGGTTGTAGGAAGGtaaaattttctgtcttttagtAACTATTACACTTGTcagtaggttaaaaaaaaaatatatatatatatatatattttagcacTCTCACCACtccattttacattaaaaaaaaaaaagttgacattACTTAAACAAATATGTCATTGAAAGTTATTTGTCTCGTAAAGCAtgaattataaattaaattatatctGGTTGTGCCCTAACCTAAACTTTTTCCCGAAGTGTCACTTTTTGTTAAAATCAATTCCAGATTTTAAGTATTGTTCTGCTTACCTAATTGATAGCAACACAACCTTCATGATAggcataaaatgaaattgtttctgtGACACAACTCAATAGCGGGTTGAGGATTAGTTCACAGTGACCTTGTACagacagattttttattattttttttttttctgttaaaaatattcaattcaCAGTTACCAGAATTTTGGTTACTTGACAATTACTGATGGCCACCtctatttagtttaaaatgttaGATGCAGCTGGCAACTAGAACATTTGATGTCCCCAGACTGCAGGGTAGGATAACTCAAAGGtataatgaattttctttcaaaacatcaAGTGTCTACAGTGCAACTTCTTTCCCACTAGCTGCATACACAAAATGAGCGTGTGTCACTTCTGATACACTCAGCTCATTCCGCTATGACTCAGAACAGCATATTAGGAGGACCACAGGACAAAACAGATAtgacatttcaaatatatttaatagtCATTATCAAGAGCCTGCTTTCAATCCAAATGTTAAAAATCACTTTGGAACATACCTGTAGTATTTGAACATTAAGCTGCATTAATCatgaagtaatattttaaattaaatcaactGGAGCCAAATTCTGCCCTCACCTTCACTCTGTGAGTTCACTGTTCTGGAATATATCTTCTGAGTTTGGATTTTAAACTATCTGCTAGAAATTAAGTCACTTGATTAGCATCCTATATCCAATGGTCCAAATTCTGCCATTTCTCAGAGTCACAAAAGTCAGTAGAGGACAGTGTGGATATAACTGACAGCAGAATGCAGCCCAGCTGTAATTTCTAAATGAACTTTGGTAAAAGACAGAGCACATAAGTCTTTCACTATAAAGCAATAATCAATATTGACTCAGGCTACTGGAAATCTGACtagttgttttgctgttttatgaCAGGATATGAGTTTTGTTAACATTTGGGGGTAGAAAGGAGTTGCCACGTACAATTTTTCTACTTGACTAAGCAAAAATTGGAGGTTGTTtatggggagaggaggaggcaaTGGGGCCCCAATGATACTGTTCtgtgtcaaaaataaatatttatgtatatatattctaaagaaggaaattaaaaaaaaataaaaacatacatctGGAAAAGATAGCTCATATTTACATACAGGATTGGAGGGCTATAATACACTGTTGCAATAGATGTCCTCAGTGTGTAGAGTTTCTCCCACGTCATGTTACTAGAGATGATATGACTGCTTCAGAAATGTCCTCCCCCTTCTACACCCCAAACCAAAGCAATGTGAAACCTGTGGAAGCGCCCACCTCTGTCTAATGATCTTCTGGGAAAATAACCCAAAGTGCCCCAAGATTAAGCGCCTACCTGCACTCTTACATGCACCTCTTTTACACTGCTCCATTTGTTTCAGTAAGCACTTACTTTTGAGCCACACAGGAAATGCCAGTGTGACAGCAGAACCAGACACATCAAATGTGATCTATTTCAACTTTTATTAAGTCCACCTCTCCTTAATGACTTGGGTTGATCTCCTCAGTGGTGCCTTACAGCAGATTTCACTGCAGACAAAATGGAAAGTTAAACCAGCGTCTAAAGTGAGGTCCAGGGTATTCTAAAAGTCTCCTACCTGAATTATGGACATCCGGCTCGGGGGAGCCTCGCTGGCGTTAGTCCCTTGCCCTGTGAAGCTGGTATGGCAGCCCACATGTCCCTGGGGTACAGTCAGGTTGTTGGAGGCGGGCTTCAGGTACATCACCTCAGACCTGGGAGAGCTGAGGGGCAGGCGGGTCTGGTAGTCAAAGTACATAGGTGAGGTGGCCAGGGATGGGCTGCTCACCACGTTCATGACATTGAGGGGGCCCCGGCTGTCCTCGCCCTCACTGGGCACCAGCATAATGTCATTCTTGCTGATCTTCTTCTTCTTGCCCTTGCCCCCTCCACTGccactgcctcctcctcccccaccactgcctccccctcctcccagctGAGGGTGGCTATACTCAGCAATGCGACAATTATAGGTGCGGATCTCCTTGTTCTCTCGCTTGCACTTCACAGCAATAGTGATCATGGCAGCCAGCAAGATGATGGAGACAGTGCTCAGGGTCACGATCAGGGGCAGAGACAAGTCCCAGTGTGGTCGCCGGTGCTGCTCGCCATTCACTTGCGGCTCACCAGCCTCGGGCAGGGGCCCCGCCAAGGCCCTGACAATGAGCTTGGCCACAGCAGAGAGGCTGGGCTTGCCATGGTCACTGACTTTTACCACAAGTTCAGCCACAGGGCTGAGCTCCTCCCAGTAGGGGTGCAAGGTGCGTATCTCACCACTAGTGGGGTCCATCTCAAAGAGGTGCTCCTCATTGCCTTCCACAATCTCGTATGTGAGGCGCCCACTCTCCCCAAAGTCACTGTCCAGGGCACGGACAGTGCCCACCGGGTAGCCCACCCCAGCGTTGCGTGGcacctgcagctcagcagtgtCATTGATGAGGGCAGGCAGGACAATGAGGGGTGCATTATCATTGACATCGAGCACAGTGACACGTACTGTGGCATTGCTCTCACGGTGGGGTGAACCCGAGTCCTTGGCCAGCACGCGAAATTCAAAGTGCTTTGTCTGCTCATAGTTGAAGCTTCTCAGGGCATAGATAGCACCATTGGTTGGGTTGACAGAGACATAGGTGTAGATGGAGACGTCACCTACGTGCCCAGGCAGAATGGAGTAAGAAACTGTCCCATTTTGCCCCAGATCCGGGTCCTGGGCCAATACAGAGCCCAGGTATTCCCCAGGGATATTGTTCTCAGGCACCTGCAACACATAGAGGTTCTTGCTGAAGCGAGGTGGGTTGTCATTCTCATCGAGGATCCGGACAGAGAACGACTTGGTGGAGTTGAGTGGGGGGCTGCCCCCATCCCGTGCCACGATGGTCACATTGTATTCATCTTGTGCCTCACGGTCCAGGGGACGGTCAGTGACCACAGTGTAGAAGTTGTCATAGTTCTCCTCCAGGGTGAAAGGGACAGCTCCAGGCCCACCACCACCGCCCAGCACCCGGCACTGGAGCTGCCCATTCTTGCCAGAGTCACGGTCGGTGACCCGCACCAGGGCAATGACGGTGCCCGGTGGGGCAGCCTCACTCAGTGCTCCCTGGCGAACAGACACAAAGCCAATGGTGGGCGCGTTGTCGTTGCGGTCAATGAGGCGGACGGTGACTTTGCAGTGAGCAGGGATAGGGTTGGGTCCCAGGTCCCGAGCCTGGACGTCGATCTCTATAAGGCCACTCTCCTCATAGTCCAGGTTGCCCTTGACACGGATGAGGCCACTCTGCGGGTCGATGCTAAAGAGGTCGCGGACACGCTCAGGCGCGTAGCCACTGAAGGAGTAGAGCACCTCCCCGTTGGTGCCCTCATCAGCATCAGTGGCATTGAGGTCAATGACAGCCGTGCCCAGCGGTGCGTTCTCTGGCAGTTCCACCACATAGGAGGCTGCCTCAAAGACAGGGCTGTTGTCATTGGAGTCAATGAGGCGCACATTGATCTGCACCGTGCCTGAGCGCGGTGGGTCGCCGCCGTCCAGTGCCGTCAGCACCAGGGTGTGGTGACTCTGCTCCTCACGGTCTAATGGCTTCTGGATGACCAGCTCCGGAAATTTTGTGCCATCACCACGGGACTTCACATCAAGGGAGAAGAGGCCGTAGTCATCACGGGTGAGCAGGTAGGTGCGCAGCCCGTTGTCCCCGGCGTCTGGGTCGTGGGCGCTGGTAAGGGGGAAGCGGGTGCCCGGCGCggcattttctgaaatgtccaTGTCCACCTGGTCGGATGGGAATGCCGGTGCGTTGTCGTTCAGGTCCTGGATCTCCACCTTGATCATGCAGATCTCCTGGTCGTTGGCGAACACCTCGAGGGACAGCTGGCACTTGGCGCTGCGCCGGCACAGCGCCTCGCGGTCAATGCGCTGCTTGGTGTAGAGCAGCCCGCTCTCTCCGTCCACGTCGAGGAGGTGCGGGGCTGAGTTCTCCAGCACCCTGAAGGTGGACTTGGCGCCGCGACCAccgccggggccgccgcgcTCCGCGGGCAGCatcccgccgcccgccgccagccGCGCATCGCGGCCGATGTTCCCGATGACCGTGCCCGCTCCCTGCTCCTCCGGCACCGAGTAATTCAGGTTCTTCAGCGACAGGGCGggagcccagcacaggaagaaGCAACAAATGGAAAGGTACATCCCCGAGCAGGGGTGGGGGTGGCAGCAACTGCAGCGGCGACCAGGGTTGTCCCCGTCTTCTGTGCCTCCTGCGCGGGGattgctcttcctcctccaacaccgttcctttctttttttttttttttttccctctcctcctctctccccactcCTATATTTTAAGTTCCTGAACCTGTTGCTCTAAAACATCTGCAGAGACACAGGATGAGAGGCAGCAAATGGACCATGTAGCTCAGAGGGAGGAAGCGAGCGagcgggggggccgcgggggaggggggagcagccTCGGCAGCCTTTCAGCAAGCGCTGCCGTGCTTGCAGTCCCCTCGCAGTTACTTCGGCTGTCCAACTTCGGCAGGGGGAGGATTTCAAAAATCAGACAATTGGCAAAAAGATCTTCTCCTCCGGGCAGGCGAAGTGTTCCAGATCCTTGAATCTCCGCAGATGCACaaaggataataaaaataacaatcatAAAAAATCGGCGGCGGTGGTTGTTTTTCTAAAAACgatcaaaaagattttttttaagacgtgtatttatatatacattgGGCAAGGGGTGGTGGCCACAGGTCTGTAAGCAAAGGGAGTAAAGCTTATTTGCTACTCATCACTTGCGATGCGATTGATGGAGTGGAGGGatgagagagagacagaagggaaaagaagtcTCAGCTTGTTGTTGAAGCCCTCTTCGTGTGCAGTGAGAGGCAGTGAAATGTCTGATTGCACCGCGGGGTTGTTGGTTTTCAGGGAGTGTTTTGCTGCATTTAGAGATCTAATCTTGCATTGCTTGCGGCGGAGAGCTGCATCTCGCTGCCATCGGTATTTCCCCCTCTCTGTCTCGTACACCCTCACTCTTTCCTTCCCGAATCAGAAGGCAAGGAAATGAGAATCGGAGGgtagaggggaaaacaaaacaaaacaaaagacacaaCAAACTAGTGTCCGGATTTGTagtttcctttctctccctctacTACCAGCCTCCCACTCAACCGtttgggatggaaaaaaattaagaaaccCACCAGCTGATCATCATCCTTAGCAGTAAACATATATCTTTTAAGAGAAATCACAGGCTGTGCTCAATCAGATGCACACTTGGGTTTCTTTAAGACAAGCCAGTagccgccgccaccaccacaTCCTTTCTCTGTGTATCTATGCGTGTTTGCGTATGCTTGTCTGAGGAGCTGCACTTTTCTAGATGCAGTTTAATTCcagtttgcttttctctccagTCGAGAGGAAATCAACAGGCAACCCATGGCTGCACGgatagacttaaaaaaaa
This is a stretch of genomic DNA from Cygnus atratus isolate AKBS03 ecotype Queensland, Australia chromosome 1, CAtr_DNAZoo_HiC_assembly, whole genome shotgun sequence. It encodes these proteins:
- the PCDH17 gene encoding protocadherin-17 isoform X3: MYLSICCFFLCWAPALSLKNLNYSVPEEQGAGTVIGNIGRDARLAAGGGMLPAERGGPGGGRGAKSTFRVLENSAPHLLDVDGESGLLYTKQRIDREALCRRSAKCQLSLEVFANDQEICMIKVEIQDLNDNAPAFPSDQVDMDISENAAPGTRFPLTSAHDPDAGDNGLRTYLLTRDDYGLFSLDVKSRGDGTKFPELVIQKPLDREEQSHHTLVLTALDGGDPPRSGTVQINVRLIDSNDNSPVFEAASYVVELPENAPLGTAVIDLNATDADEGTNGEVLYSFSGYAPERVRDLFSIDPQSGLIRVKGNLDYEESGLIEIDVQARDLGPNPIPAHCKVTVRLIDRNDNAPTIGFVSVRQGALSEAAPPGTVIALVRVTDRDSGKNGQLQCRVLGGGGGPGAVPFTLEENYDNFYTVVTDRPLDREAQDEYNVTIVARDGGSPPLNSTKSFSVRILDENDNPPRFSKNLYVLQVPENNIPGEYLGSVLAQDPDLGQNGTVSYSILPGHVGDVSIYTYVSVNPTNGAIYALRSFNYEQTKHFEFRVLAKDSGSPHRESNATVRVTVLDVNDNAPLIVLPALINDTAELQVPRNAGVGYPVGTVRALDSDFGESGRLTYEIVEGNEEHLFEMDPTSGEIRTLHPYWEELSPVAELVVKVSDHGKPSLSAVAKLIVRALAGPLPEAGEPQVNGEQHRRPHWDLSLPLIVTLSTVSIILLAAMITIAVKCKRENKEIRTYNCRIAEYSHPQLGGGGGSGGGGGGSGSGGGKGKKKKISKNDIMLVPSEGEDSRGPLNVMNVVSSPSLATSPMYFDYQTRLPLSSPRSEVMYLKPASNNLTVPQGHVGCHTSFTGQGTNASEAPPSRMSIIQTDNFPAEPNYMGSRQQFVQSSSTFKDPERASLRDSGHGDSDQADSDQDTNKGSCCDMSVREALKMKTTSTKSQPLEQVSGNEVIGIL
- the PCDH17 gene encoding protocadherin-17 isoform X2, which encodes MYLSICCFFLCWAPALSLKNLNYSVPEEQGAGTVIGNIGRDARLAAGGGMLPAERGGPGGGRGAKSTFRVLENSAPHLLDVDGESGLLYTKQRIDREALCRRSAKCQLSLEVFANDQEICMIKVEIQDLNDNAPAFPSDQVDMDISENAAPGTRFPLTSAHDPDAGDNGLRTYLLTRDDYGLFSLDVKSRGDGTKFPELVIQKPLDREEQSHHTLVLTALDGGDPPRSGTVQINVRLIDSNDNSPVFEAASYVVELPENAPLGTAVIDLNATDADEGTNGEVLYSFSGYAPERVRDLFSIDPQSGLIRVKGNLDYEESGLIEIDVQARDLGPNPIPAHCKVTVRLIDRNDNAPTIGFVSVRQGALSEAAPPGTVIALVRVTDRDSGKNGQLQCRVLGGGGGPGAVPFTLEENYDNFYTVVTDRPLDREAQDEYNVTIVARDGGSPPLNSTKSFSVRILDENDNPPRFSKNLYVLQVPENNIPGEYLGSVLAQDPDLGQNGTVSYSILPGHVGDVSIYTYVSVNPTNGAIYALRSFNYEQTKHFEFRVLAKDSGSPHRESNATVRVTVLDVNDNAPLIVLPALINDTAELQVPRNAGVGYPVGTVRALDSDFGESGRLTYEIVEGNEEHLFEMDPTSGEIRTLHPYWEELSPVAELVVKVSDHGKPSLSAVAKLIVRALAGPLPEAGEPQVNGEQHRRPHWDLSLPLIVTLSTVSIILLAAMITIAVKCKRENKEIRTYNCRIAEYSHPQLGGGGGSGGGGGGSGSGGGKGKKKKISKNDIMLVPSEGEDSRGPLNVMNVVSSPSLATSPMYFDYQTRLPLSSPRSEVMYLKPASNNLTVPQGHVGCHTSFTGQGTNASEAPPSRMSIIQTDNFPAEPNYMGSRQQFVQSSSTFKDPERASLRDSGHGDSDQADSDQDTNKGSCCDMSVREALKMKTTSTKSQPLEQEQEECVNCTDECRVLGHSDRCWMPQFPAASQAENADYRTNLFVPTVEANVETETYETVNPTGKKTFCTFGKDKREHTILIANVKPYLKAKRALSPLLQEVPSASSSPTKTCIEPCTSTKGPLDGCEVKSGALAEPNSQYLSTDSQYLSPSKQSKDTPFIASDQMARAFADVHSRVSRDSSEMDSVLEQLDRSARDLGRESVDAEEVVREIDKLLQDCRGSDPVAVRK
- the PCDH17 gene encoding protocadherin-17 isoform X1; this encodes MYLSICCFFLCWAPALSLKNLNYSVPEEQGAGTVIGNIGRDARLAAGGGMLPAERGGPGGGRGAKSTFRVLENSAPHLLDVDGESGLLYTKQRIDREALCRRSAKCQLSLEVFANDQEICMIKVEIQDLNDNAPAFPSDQVDMDISENAAPGTRFPLTSAHDPDAGDNGLRTYLLTRDDYGLFSLDVKSRGDGTKFPELVIQKPLDREEQSHHTLVLTALDGGDPPRSGTVQINVRLIDSNDNSPVFEAASYVVELPENAPLGTAVIDLNATDADEGTNGEVLYSFSGYAPERVRDLFSIDPQSGLIRVKGNLDYEESGLIEIDVQARDLGPNPIPAHCKVTVRLIDRNDNAPTIGFVSVRQGALSEAAPPGTVIALVRVTDRDSGKNGQLQCRVLGGGGGPGAVPFTLEENYDNFYTVVTDRPLDREAQDEYNVTIVARDGGSPPLNSTKSFSVRILDENDNPPRFSKNLYVLQVPENNIPGEYLGSVLAQDPDLGQNGTVSYSILPGHVGDVSIYTYVSVNPTNGAIYALRSFNYEQTKHFEFRVLAKDSGSPHRESNATVRVTVLDVNDNAPLIVLPALINDTAELQVPRNAGVGYPVGTVRALDSDFGESGRLTYEIVEGNEEHLFEMDPTSGEIRTLHPYWEELSPVAELVVKVSDHGKPSLSAVAKLIVRALAGPLPEAGEPQVNGEQHRRPHWDLSLPLIVTLSTVSIILLAAMITIAVKCKRENKEIRTYNCRIAEYSHPQLGGGGGSGGGGGGSGSGGGKGKKKKISKNDIMLVPSEGEDSRGPLNVMNVVSSPSLATSPMYFDYQTRLPLSSPRSEVMYLKPASNNLTVPQGHVGCHTSFTGQGTNASEAPPSRMSIIQTDNFPAEPNYMGSRQQFVQSSSTFKDPERASLRDSGHGDSDQADSDQDTNKGSCCDMSVREALKMKTTSTKSQPLEQEQQGRGQRPIVGICGPARCEDGKFSEQEECVNCTDECRVLGHSDRCWMPQFPAASQAENADYRTNLFVPTVEANVETETYETVNPTGKKTFCTFGKDKREHTILIANVKPYLKAKRALSPLLQEVPSASSSPTKTCIEPCTSTKGPLDGCEVKSGALAEPNSQYLSTDSQYLSPSKQSKDTPFIASDQMARAFADVHSRVSRDSSEMDSVLEQLDRSARDLGRESVDAEEVVREIDKLLQDCRGSDPVAVRK